DNA sequence from the Oscillospiraceae bacterium genome:
CCCTGAAGAAAATCTTGTCGTCACCGACGAAAAAACCGGCAAAACCAGCCTGCCCAAAGATGTGAAACGCAGCTTGGGCTTCATCCTTTCCTCGATTGCACTCTGGTTCATGGGCTATAACGCCATCACGACCGCCTTCACCAAATACGCCGAGCAGGAGTGGAATATGTCACTCGGCGACGCGAGCATGTGCCTGACGGTCGCCACAGTCGGTGCCATCGTCTCCTACATCCCCATCGGTATTTTGGCCTCCAAAATCGGGCGTAAAAAGACCATCATGGCGGGCATCGTATTATTGGCGTCCTGCTTTTTCGCCGGCTATCTCTTCACACAAGCCTCCGACCAGTTCTCCCCGATCCTCTATGTGCTCTTTGTGCTGATCGGACTGGCCTGGGCGGCGATCAACGTCAACTCGCTGCCGATGGTCGTCGAGATGTGCAAGGGCTCGGATATCGGCCAGTTCACGGGATATTATTACACGTTTTCGATGGCGGCTCAGACCATCACGCCCATCGCCTCGGGTTATCTGCTCCAATACATCGGTTACTGGACGCTGTTCCCCTACGGCACGCTGTTTGTGGCGCTGTCGTTCGTGACGATGATCTTTGTCAAACACGGTGACAATAAACCAAAGCCCGCGAAGGAAAAACTCGAAATGCTCGATGTCGGAGATTAATGTCTCCCTTTCACAACAGAAAGTGTAAATACGGAATTTCACAAACTCATATCAAAGGATGGCTGTCATAGTGCCTGTTTTATTAAAAATTCTGATCATTCTTGTCACAATCGCACTGTTTTTGTTCCTGCTCGTTCTTTTCTTAATCGCCCCGAATAAAAAAAGAGATTATTCTGCGTTTCGCGGCAAAAAATTTGCCCATCGCGGCCTGCACGGCAACGGCATTCCCGAGAATTCACTCGCGGCGTTCAAAGCTGCCAAAGAGGCAAATATCGGCGTCGAACTCGATGTTCAGTTCACAAAAGACAAACAGATCGTAGTCCTGCATTTCGGTGATCTGAACTACATGTGCGATGTCGATAAAAAGGTTCTCGACCTGACTTACAAGGAACTCAGACAATACCGGCTCAGCGGAACGGACGAGCATATCCCGCTGCTCTCCGAGGTTTTAGAAGTGCTCGGCGGCGTCCCTGTTATCTGTGAGATCAAACCCTATTCCGGCAACAGCTGTCCTGAATTATGCCTTGAGACCTGTAGACTCATGGATACCTATCGGGGCGATTGGTGTATGGAATCATTCAGCCCGTTTATCACCGGGTGGTTTATTAAAAACCGCCCCGAGATCATCCGGGGTCAGCTTTCATCCGCAATGCGCATCGATAACGGACAAGCCCGATTCAAGCGTTTTATGATGCGTCATCTGTTGATCAATGTCTTCTCCCGCCCCGATTTTATCGCTTATAAGTTCACTGATCTTTCTCCCTGGGGTTTCCGGCTCTGCCGCGCCGTATATAAGCCCTTTTTGGCAGCATGGACAGCACGCGGCGACAAGCAGTTCGCCCATGCGCAGAAGAATTTTGATACGATCATCTTTGAAAAATTTGAAAAGAAAGACTTGATCGGAGATGAATGACCGCCAGGAATGTCATCGGGAAACCATCTAAATCGGTTTCCCCGCGTTTAAAACGCGTTATAAAAGCTGCTGACTGTTCGCTGCATAGCGAACGCTTCCAACTTCCTTATTTTCTGCGTTGCATACTTCTTGAATCACTATGAAAGAAAGGTAAAAATATGCCCGAACTCCAAAACGCCGCGTTTTTCAAACTCAGCTACGGCCTGTACCTTTTAAGCTCAGGTAACAACAAAAAACAAGATGGAAGCATTAATAATACTGTCATACAGGTTACCGACGTACCCAAGCAGCTCGCCGTCACGGTCAACAAAGCCTCATTGACCCATGAACTGATCGCTGAGACCGGCCTGTTTAACGTCTCGGCACTCACCACCGACGCCCCTTATGAACTCTATTGGCGTTTCGGATATCAAAGCGGCCGCAACGTGGATAAATTCGACGGTTTTTCCGATGTCGAACGCTCCGAAAACGGCCTGCTGTATCTGACTAAATACGCCAATGCGCTGCTCTCGGGTAAAGTCACTTTTTCCAAAGACCTCGGCACCCACACCCTGTTCGTCGCCGATACGACCGAAGCGCATATTCTCTCGGACGGCGAATCGGTCACTTATCAGTATTATTTTGACCACATCAAGCCCAAACCCGCCGCAAAGTCCGCCGGCAAAGCCGATGGCAAAAAGGGTTATGTCTGCAAAATTTGCGGCTGGATTTACGAGGGCGAGCCCTTGCCTCCGGACATCATCTGCCCCGTCTGCGGCCACGGCGCGCAGGACTTTGAGCCATTGCAATAAAAGGTATCGGTATCACTGTAGGGGCGGATAATATCCGCCCGTTACAATAATGAAAGACATTCTATGTAAGAGGGAGTAATATATTATCCCTTCCGATTCGATAACAGTGGTTATTCCATGCGGGCGGATATTATCCGCCCCTACATTTATAAACACAGAGGAGAATGTGTGTGAAAATCGATCGCTTGTATGCCATCACTGTGTATTTGCTTAATCACGGCAAGACCTCCTCCAGCGTACTTGCGCGCCGGTTCGAGGTCTCGGTACGCACCATCCAGCGCGACATTGACGCCCTCTGCCTTGCCGGAATTCCCGTCATTGCCGACACCGGCGCAAGCGGCGGTTACGAACTGACCGACACTTTTTCGATGGAGCGCCATGCGGCCACAAAAGCGGATTACGCCCATATCCTCACGGCGCTGCGCGGCCTCGCAACCGCCACCAACGATCCGAAGGTCAGCGCAACGCTTGAAAAGCTCTCTGCGCTCTCCGGTCCCGACGAAAGCGGTATCATTCTGGATTTTTCGATCCTGCGCGAGGGCGAGGAGCACCTGCTTCAAACCCTCCAAACAGCTATCCGCCAAAAACACGCGGTCAGCTTTTCCTATACCAACGCCGAAAACGTGACCCGAACCCACACTGTTGAACCCATCGCGGCGGTTTATCGTTGGTATGCTTGGTACCTGTTGGCCTATTCCCGCGTCCGTGGCGACTATCGCACTTATAAACTCGTCCGTATGCACGACCTCGAGATCACCGACAGCACTTTCACCCGCGAACACGATAACGCTGATGTTATCCTGCATACCATTGATCAAAAGGATCCCCGCCCTGTCACAACCGTCAAAGCACGCTGTAAAGCCGAAGCTAAAGCACGTGCAATTGAATACCTGAGCGGCGTCATCACAGAAGAACTCGAAAACGGCGACGCGTTGATGACCCTACACGTCATAGAGAGCGAGGCCTTCTGGCTCAGCATGCTGCTCTCACTCGGCGACAGCGTCGAAGTTCTCGAACCCGAACACATCCGGCATCGCATTCTGACCGCTGCCGAAGGCCTTGTAAAATTATATCAAAAACTATGACATTAGGTTGTCGTAATTCTTCTGTTAAAATAAAACAAAACAAAATAGCGGAGGTTATTATGACGATTAAGGACATAGAAAAAAGTTACGGGATTTGTGGTTTGGTGTGTGCCCTGTGCAGTTACAACAAAACTTGTGCGGGCTGCCGAATGAAAAATGACGATTGCGAGATCAAAACCTGCTGCCGGTCGAAGGGGCTGACTTACTGCTATCTGTGCGCCGAATGGCCATGCGAAAAGAAAATGCACAAAGGTATCCGCATAAGAGCGTTTAATTCGGTCGCCAAATCCGAGGGGCTTGAAAAACTCGCAGAATATCTTTATAAAAACACGAATCGCGGCATTTTCTACCACAGACCGGACGGTTTGACCGGCGATTACGATAAATGCAAAACCGAACAGGACGTAATCGAACTGCTGAAAAACGGCAGACCCGACCCATATGGAAATTGCCCGGTTTATGAAACCGAACATTTTATTCTGCGGTTTATTTCATCTGATGACGCGGCGGATCTGCTTGAATGCTACTCCGACCCGAAAGCACAGCAGTTTTTTAACGCCGACTACTGCACCAGCGATTTTCGCTATTCCACGCTCGAGGAGATGCAAAACTGCATCGAGGGCTGGCTGTATGCGTATCAAAATGGGTATTTCGTCCGTTTCGGCATCGTGGATAAGCCCAAATCGAAAGCCGTCGGCACTGTGGAGATTTTTGGTGGCGATTACGGCGTTTTGCGAATCGATATCAAATCCGACTATGAAAACAAGTCCCACCTGTCCGAATTGATTCAAACAGCCGACGCTTTCTTTGACGACTTCAACTGCGAAAAAATCGTCGCCAAAGCTGTTCCTGCCTCGACAGAGCGAATTGCAGCCCTGACAGCCGCCGGATTCGAACCTTTTGATTGGGAACCCGGGCGTGAACACTACTACATGAAAAGGAGACCTTGAGATGGAACTTGAAATCCGAAAACTGACTCCTGATCTTGCGGAAGATTACGCGCGT
Encoded proteins:
- a CDS encoding MFS transporter; its protein translation is MKLNYKRTILIGLAFMSICAFWQMYDNVIPLILKNTFGIGDGAAGIIMAADNVLALFLLPLFGAFSDRVNTKIGRRMPFILIGTGLAVILMNFLPFFDNAYFSTPTELLKIFFIVGLGLLLVSMGVYRSPAVALMPDLTIKPLRSKGNAVINLMGAVGGVIYLILTTFLYSKKRTEGLAHVNYQPLFIIVSAIMVVSVVILFLTIREPKLYAETKVYEDAHPEENLVVTDEKTGKTSLPKDVKRSLGFILSSIALWFMGYNAITTAFTKYAEQEWNMSLGDASMCLTVATVGAIVSYIPIGILASKIGRKKTIMAGIVLLASCFFAGYLFTQASDQFSPILYVLFVLIGLAWAAINVNSLPMVVEMCKGSDIGQFTGYYYTFSMAAQTITPIASGYLLQYIGYWTLFPYGTLFVALSFVTMIFVKHGDNKPKPAKEKLEMLDVGD
- a CDS encoding glycerophosphodiester phosphodiesterase family protein, encoding MAVIVPVLLKILIILVTIALFLFLLVLFLIAPNKKRDYSAFRGKKFAHRGLHGNGIPENSLAAFKAAKEANIGVELDVQFTKDKQIVVLHFGDLNYMCDVDKKVLDLTYKELRQYRLSGTDEHIPLLSEVLEVLGGVPVICEIKPYSGNSCPELCLETCRLMDTYRGDWCMESFSPFITGWFIKNRPEIIRGQLSSAMRIDNGQARFKRFMMRHLLINVFSRPDFIAYKFTDLSPWGFRLCRAVYKPFLAAWTARGDKQFAHAQKNFDTIIFEKFEKKDLIGDE
- a CDS encoding flavin reductase; this encodes MPELQNAAFFKLSYGLYLLSSGNNKKQDGSINNTVIQVTDVPKQLAVTVNKASLTHELIAETGLFNVSALTTDAPYELYWRFGYQSGRNVDKFDGFSDVERSENGLLYLTKYANALLSGKVTFSKDLGTHTLFVADTTEAHILSDGESVTYQYYFDHIKPKPAAKSAGKADGKKGYVCKICGWIYEGEPLPPDIICPVCGHGAQDFEPLQ
- a CDS encoding YafY family protein — encoded protein: MCVKIDRLYAITVYLLNHGKTSSSVLARRFEVSVRTIQRDIDALCLAGIPVIADTGASGGYELTDTFSMERHAATKADYAHILTALRGLATATNDPKVSATLEKLSALSGPDESGIILDFSILREGEEHLLQTLQTAIRQKHAVSFSYTNAENVTRTHTVEPIAAVYRWYAWYLLAYSRVRGDYRTYKLVRMHDLEITDSTFTREHDNADVILHTIDQKDPRPVTTVKARCKAEAKARAIEYLSGVITEELENGDALMTLHVIESEAFWLSMLLSLGDSVEVLEPEHIRHRILTAAEGLVKLYQKL
- a CDS encoding GNAT family N-acetyltransferase; protein product: MKNDDCEIKTCCRSKGLTYCYLCAEWPCEKKMHKGIRIRAFNSVAKSEGLEKLAEYLYKNTNRGIFYHRPDGLTGDYDKCKTEQDVIELLKNGRPDPYGNCPVYETEHFILRFISSDDAADLLECYSDPKAQQFFNADYCTSDFRYSTLEEMQNCIEGWLYAYQNGYFVRFGIVDKPKSKAVGTVEIFGGDYGVLRIDIKSDYENKSHLSELIQTADAFFDDFNCEKIVAKAVPASTERIAALTAAGFEPFDWEPGREHYYMKRRP